The following proteins are co-located in the Pseudomonas sp. DY-1 genome:
- the ilvA gene encoding threonine ammonia-lyase, biosynthetic — MTTFTTQPAERLTERPLDARESLLKHYVRKILAAPVYDVAIETPLQPARQLSERLGNQVLLKREDLQPVYSFKIRGAYNRVVQLSDEERARGVIAASAGNHAQGLALAARELGVKATIVMPRTTPELKVQGVRSRGGKVVLHGDAFPDALAHALKLAEEQGLTFVPPYDDPDVIAGQGTVAMEILRQHAGRLDAIFVPVGGGSLIAGIAAYVKYLRPEVKVIGVEPEDSNCLQAAMAAGERVVLNQVGLFADGVAVAQIGAHNFEVCRHFVDEVLTVSADEICAAIKDIYDDTRSITEPAGALAVAGIKKYVEREGASGQTLAAIDSGANVNFDRLRHVAERAELGEKREAIIAVTLPERPGAFKAFCEALGRRQITEFNYRYNSGDEAHIFVGVQTHPVSDPRAALVASLQGQGFPVLDLTENEVAKMHVRHMVGGRAAYIGEERLFRFEFPERPGALFNFLNKLGGRWNITLFHYRNHGAADGRVLAGLQVPEDENHLIFEALDEIGYPYWEESDNPACKLFLG; from the coding sequence ATGACCACCTTCACCACCCAACCCGCCGAACGTCTCACCGAGCGTCCGCTGGATGCGCGCGAAAGCCTGCTCAAGCACTACGTGCGCAAGATCCTCGCCGCGCCGGTGTACGACGTGGCCATCGAAACGCCCCTGCAGCCCGCACGGCAACTGAGTGAGCGCCTCGGCAACCAGGTGCTGCTCAAGCGCGAAGACCTGCAGCCGGTGTATTCCTTCAAGATCCGTGGCGCCTACAACCGCGTGGTGCAGTTGAGCGATGAAGAGCGCGCGCGTGGTGTGATCGCAGCCTCGGCGGGCAACCATGCACAGGGCCTGGCCCTGGCGGCGCGGGAGCTGGGTGTGAAGGCGACCATTGTGATGCCGCGCACCACGCCCGAGCTGAAAGTGCAGGGTGTGCGCTCCCGTGGCGGCAAGGTCGTGCTGCATGGTGATGCCTTCCCCGACGCCCTTGCCCATGCGCTGAAGCTGGCGGAGGAGCAGGGTCTGACGTTCGTGCCGCCCTATGACGATCCGGACGTGATCGCCGGCCAGGGCACCGTCGCCATGGAAATCCTCCGCCAGCACGCCGGCCGCCTGGACGCCATCTTCGTGCCTGTCGGCGGCGGCAGTTTGATCGCCGGCATCGCCGCCTATGTGAAATACCTGCGACCCGAGGTGAAGGTGATTGGCGTCGAACCGGAGGATTCCAATTGCCTGCAGGCCGCCATGGCTGCCGGGGAGAGGGTCGTGCTCAACCAGGTGGGGCTGTTCGCCGATGGTGTGGCGGTGGCCCAGATCGGCGCGCATAACTTCGAGGTCTGCCGGCACTTCGTCGATGAGGTGCTGACGGTGAGCGCGGACGAGATCTGCGCGGCGATCAAGGACATCTACGATGACACCCGCTCCATCACCGAACCCGCCGGCGCGCTGGCCGTGGCCGGGATCAAGAAGTATGTGGAGCGCGAGGGCGCCAGCGGGCAGACCCTGGCGGCCATCGATTCGGGCGCCAACGTCAACTTCGACCGCCTGCGCCATGTGGCCGAACGCGCCGAGCTGGGGGAAAAGCGCGAAGCCATCATCGCCGTGACCCTGCCGGAGCGACCCGGTGCGTTCAAGGCGTTCTGCGAGGCACTGGGCAGGCGCCAGATCACCGAGTTCAACTATCGCTACAACTCGGGAGACGAGGCACACATCTTCGTCGGCGTGCAGACCCATCCGGTTTCCGATCCTCGCGCGGCACTCGTGGCGAGCCTGCAGGGCCAGGGCTTCCCGGTACTCGACCTCACAGAGAACGAAGTGGCAAAGATGCATGTGCGCCACATGGTTGGCGGCCGCGCCGCATACATCGGCGAAGAGCGGCTGTTCCGCTTCGAGTTCCCCGAGCGTCCGGGCGCCCTGTTCAACTTCCTCAATAAGCTGGGCGGGCGCTGGAACATCACGCTGTTCCACTACCGCAACCACGGCGCCGCCGACGGTCGTGTGCTGGCCGGTCTGCAAGTGCCGGAGGATGAGAACCACCTGATCTTCGAGGCGTTGGACGAGATCGGTTATCCGTACTGGGAAGAGAGCGACAACCCGGCCTGCAAGCTGTTCCTGGGCTGA
- a CDS encoding 5-guanidino-2-oxopentanoate decarboxylase: MLTCGELLVELLEGFGVDTVFGIPGVHTVELYRGLPNTAIRHVTPRHEQGAGFMADGYARVSGKPGVCFIITGPGMTNITTAMGQAYADSIPMLVISSVNNTEQLGMGGGRLHELPSQRNLVSGVAAFSHTLMRPDELPDVLTRAFAVFNGARPRPVHIEIPIDVITAPADHVRRKLGALPSRPGPCLDAIARAAEMLKGAKRPLVLLGGGCADAGAEAQRLVEALDAPTAYTINAKGVLPKSHPLALGCNQAWVPVRQMVLESDVVLAIGTELGETDYDVVFDGNFRIESQLIRIDIDAEQLNRNYPADIAILSDSRKAMAALADALGAKAAFHAESAGSKRAAAVREQLDAQWPESWNGQRKVLETLQQTLPDLIVAGDSTQPVYSGNHLFEATRPRSWFNSATGYGTLGYGLPAAVGAKLAAPERPVIALIGDGGIQFTLPELASAVEAGAPIIVLLWNNSGYGEIKRYMKNRDIPTIGVDIYTPDFQGLARAFGCNAEKAESLEHLAELLKSAAKADRPTVIEVWEHAEFLA, encoded by the coding sequence ATGTTGACCTGCGGAGAACTGCTGGTTGAGCTGCTGGAAGGCTTTGGCGTGGATACCGTGTTCGGTATCCCTGGCGTACACACGGTAGAGCTGTATCGCGGCCTGCCCAATACCGCTATCCGTCACGTGACCCCGCGCCACGAGCAGGGCGCAGGCTTCATGGCCGACGGTTACGCCCGCGTGTCCGGCAAGCCGGGCGTGTGCTTCATCATCACTGGCCCGGGGATGACCAACATCACCACTGCCATGGGCCAGGCCTACGCCGATTCCATCCCGATGCTGGTGATTTCCAGCGTCAACAACACCGAGCAGCTGGGCATGGGCGGCGGCCGTCTTCACGAGCTGCCGTCCCAGCGCAACCTGGTTTCTGGCGTTGCCGCCTTCAGCCACACCCTGATGCGCCCCGACGAGCTGCCGGACGTACTGACTCGCGCCTTCGCCGTATTCAATGGTGCGCGTCCGCGCCCTGTGCACATCGAGATTCCGATCGACGTGATCACGGCCCCAGCCGACCACGTACGCCGCAAGCTGGGCGCTCTGCCGAGCCGCCCCGGTCCTTGCCTGGACGCCATCGCCCGCGCAGCCGAAATGCTCAAGGGCGCCAAGCGTCCGCTGGTGCTGCTGGGTGGCGGTTGCGCCGACGCCGGCGCTGAAGCACAGCGCCTGGTCGAAGCACTGGATGCGCCTACCGCCTACACCATCAACGCCAAGGGCGTGCTGCCCAAGAGCCATCCGCTGGCGCTGGGCTGCAACCAGGCCTGGGTGCCGGTGCGCCAGATGGTGCTGGAGTCCGACGTGGTGCTGGCCATCGGCACCGAGCTTGGCGAGACCGACTATGACGTGGTGTTCGACGGTAACTTCCGGATCGAGAGCCAGCTGATTCGCATCGACATCGACGCCGAGCAACTGAACCGTAACTACCCGGCCGACATCGCCATCCTCAGCGACTCTCGCAAGGCAATGGCTGCCCTGGCCGATGCGCTGGGCGCGAAGGCTGCTTTCCATGCCGAGAGTGCCGGTTCGAAGCGTGCAGCTGCCGTGCGCGAGCAACTGGACGCGCAGTGGCCGGAAAGCTGGAACGGCCAGCGCAAGGTTCTGGAAACCCTGCAGCAGACCCTGCCGGACCTCATCGTGGCAGGCGACTCGACCCAGCCGGTCTACTCCGGCAACCACCTGTTCGAGGCGACCCGTCCGCGCAGCTGGTTCAACTCCGCCACTGGCTACGGCACGCTGGGCTACGGCCTGCCGGCGGCTGTCGGTGCCAAGCTGGCCGCTCCCGAGCGTCCGGTTATCGCGCTGATCGGCGACGGCGGCATCCAGTTCACCCTGCCGGAACTGGCCTCGGCCGTGGAGGCGGGCGCGCCGATCATCGTGCTGCTGTGGAACAACAGCGGCTACGGCGAGATCAAGCGCTACATGAAGAACCGCGACATTCCCACCATAGGCGTCGACATCTACACCCCGGACTTCCAGGGTCTGGCCCGTGCCTTCGGCTGCAATGCCGAGAAGGCCGAGAGCCTGGAGCATCTGGCCGAGCTGCTGAAGTCCGCCGCCAAGGCCGATCGCCCGACGGTGATCGAAGTGTGGGAGCACGCGGAGTTCCTGGCCTGA
- a CDS encoding sensor domain-containing diguanylate cyclase encodes MSDDIESTTQEVYKALLESTRAIPWKIDWKTMTFAYIGPQIEALLGWSQSSWVSVNDWAERMHPDDRDAVVAFCVSQSQAGTDHEADYRALTTTGDYVWIRDVVHVMRDADGEVEALIGFMFDISERKKAEQQLIDLQKQLEEYSYKDGLTGVANRRMFDSMLDVEWASAQRTGEPLSLILLDIDYFKQYNDHYGHIQGDDCLKSVGRALMNAAIRPRDFVARFGGEEFVLILPGTDEPAARQVAERCRKLIREQCIPHEKSSIASLLTISLGVGTVVPRHDEQPLPFIQAVDRLLYKAKQRGRNRLESAHWISAAVPVEQGEGH; translated from the coding sequence ATGAGCGACGACATCGAATCCACCACCCAGGAGGTCTACAAGGCCTTGCTGGAGTCCACCCGGGCGATCCCCTGGAAGATCGACTGGAAGACCATGACCTTCGCCTACATCGGCCCGCAGATCGAAGCGCTGTTGGGCTGGAGCCAGTCGAGTTGGGTCTCGGTCAATGACTGGGCCGAACGCATGCACCCGGACGACCGTGATGCGGTCGTCGCCTTCTGCGTTTCACAGTCCCAGGCCGGCACCGATCACGAGGCTGACTACCGCGCGCTGACGACCACTGGCGACTACGTATGGATTCGCGACGTGGTGCATGTCATGCGCGACGCCGACGGTGAAGTGGAAGCACTGATCGGCTTCATGTTCGACATCAGCGAGCGGAAGAAGGCAGAGCAACAGCTGATCGACCTGCAGAAGCAGCTCGAAGAGTATTCCTACAAGGATGGCCTTACCGGCGTGGCCAACCGGCGCATGTTCGATTCGATGCTCGACGTGGAGTGGGCAAGTGCCCAACGCACCGGCGAGCCGTTGTCGCTGATCCTCCTCGATATCGACTACTTCAAGCAGTACAACGACCACTATGGCCATATCCAGGGCGATGACTGCCTGAAGAGCGTCGGCCGTGCGCTGATGAACGCCGCCATCCGCCCTCGTGACTTCGTCGCCCGCTTCGGCGGAGAAGAGTTCGTGCTGATCCTCCCGGGGACCGATGAACCCGCCGCTCGCCAGGTGGCCGAGCGCTGCCGCAAGCTGATCCGCGAGCAGTGCATACCCCACGAGAAATCCAGCATCGCCTCACTGCTCACCATCAGCCTGGGGGTCGGCACCGTTGTGCCCCGCCACGATGAACAGCCCCTGCCCTTCATCCAGGCCGTCGACCGGTTGCTCTACAAGGCAAAGCAACGCGGCCGAAATCGCCTGGAGTCAGCCCACTGGATTAGTGCGGCAGTACCCGTCGAGCAGGGCGAAGGTCACTGA
- a CDS encoding GNAT family N-acetyltransferase: MSLGIRAEVPADIPAIEALTAAAFATAPHSSGTEQFIVNALRRAGQLSISLVAEDAGEIVGHVALSPVGISSGAPNWYGLGPISVAPARQGTGIGSRLMGAALAALRELGAQGCVLLGDPAYYGRFGFVVRPGLVLPGVPAEYFQALSFSGEWPVGEVSYHVAFEATA; encoded by the coding sequence ATGAGCCTCGGCATCCGCGCGGAAGTACCCGCCGACATCCCGGCCATAGAGGCCCTGACTGCCGCTGCTTTCGCCACAGCCCCTCACAGCAGCGGTACTGAGCAGTTCATCGTCAACGCCTTGCGTCGTGCCGGGCAGTTGTCGATTTCCCTGGTTGCGGAAGACGCTGGAGAGATCGTTGGCCACGTAGCCCTGTCGCCGGTAGGCATTTCTTCCGGCGCGCCAAACTGGTACGGCCTGGGCCCGATCTCCGTGGCGCCGGCGCGCCAAGGCACTGGCATTGGTTCGCGACTCATGGGCGCGGCCCTGGCGGCCTTGCGCGAACTGGGAGCGCAAGGCTGCGTGCTGCTGGGCGACCCTGCCTATTACGGTCGCTTCGGCTTCGTCGTACGGCCGGGGCTGGTACTGCCCGGCGTGCCGGCGGAGTACTTCCAGGCCCTGTCCTTCAGCGGTGAGTGGCCAGTAGGTGAGGTCAGCTACCACGTGGCTTTCGAAGCCACTGCCTGA
- a CDS encoding fimbrial protein has translation MRYISKLILPTLLLILLHPSTSLAMLCQGNGGSFTLPRGLAVGADLEDGTIVWESEPLSRKVSCRADAFDPGGLGDQIPISIYVNPKSHKIDGGIEVGMRFGGKIYTRTGEKIPTGVQTEMVCGIDGKPGMCGRHANFTLDFSLVVLKRGVFPPSGMATQVGTYTVFTVDRDTSLSARQLFIPTIYNLQLVRSSACTPTLSLVPDHITFPMVHARDAQRGKVASAVDFNLEISRTCSKDIFSSEAKFTPVTATDAAGMLVPDDNPSVGISLVRPDHRTTAPLNKWFSLHSGSYREVVRVPFRADLLWRENRPQIGPFSAGVIVEVTHF, from the coding sequence ATGCGCTACATCAGCAAACTCATTCTTCCAACGCTACTGTTGATACTCCTTCACCCTTCAACCAGCCTCGCAATGCTTTGTCAGGGAAACGGTGGAAGTTTTACGCTGCCCCGCGGACTGGCCGTAGGCGCCGACCTGGAGGATGGAACCATCGTCTGGGAATCCGAACCACTCAGCCGAAAAGTGTCCTGTCGGGCGGACGCCTTTGACCCTGGGGGCCTCGGCGACCAGATCCCCATTTCCATCTATGTGAATCCGAAAAGCCACAAAATCGATGGCGGCATTGAAGTAGGTATGCGTTTTGGCGGAAAGATATACACGCGCACGGGAGAGAAGATCCCTACCGGCGTTCAAACAGAAATGGTGTGCGGAATCGATGGAAAACCGGGGATGTGTGGGCGACATGCCAATTTCACCCTCGATTTCAGCCTTGTCGTGCTCAAGCGAGGCGTCTTTCCGCCGTCGGGCATGGCCACCCAAGTGGGGACATACACTGTATTCACTGTTGACCGTGATACTTCCCTGTCAGCCAGACAGTTGTTCATTCCTACTATCTACAACTTGCAGCTTGTGCGCTCTTCTGCCTGTACTCCCACACTCAGCCTCGTTCCCGATCACATCACCTTCCCCATGGTCCACGCCCGGGACGCACAACGGGGCAAGGTCGCCAGCGCCGTCGACTTCAACCTTGAAATATCCAGGACGTGCAGCAAGGACATATTTTCCAGTGAAGCCAAATTCACACCGGTCACCGCCACCGATGCCGCCGGCATGCTCGTTCCCGACGACAACCCCTCGGTCGGCATCTCCCTGGTAAGGCCCGATCACAGAACCACCGCCCCCCTCAACAAATGGTTCAGCCTGCACAGCGGCTCCTATCGGGAAGTCGTCAGGGTTCCCTTCCGGGCCGACCTGCTCTGGCGGGAAAACCGACCCCAGATCGGCCCCTTCAGTGCAGGCGTCATCGTCGAGGTGACTCACTTCTGA
- a CDS encoding murein transglycosylase A — MIAPLYRPGRLALCVAALLSLLAGCDKEPTKPEPPKVDTYTKASWEELPASSDADVIAGFTAWRSACARLAKDPVWSTTCSSAAQVPDDPAAIRAWLKTQLEVYSLRNSRNSPQGLITGYYEPVYAGSLEQSEKTPVPVYGIPEDMIVVALDSLYPELKGKRLRGRLEGRVLKPYDDAATIRTQGVKAPVLAWLTDPMDLQFLQIQGSGRIQLESGRQLRIGYADQNGHPYRPVGRWLVEQGQLKQEEVSMGRIRDWAKANPQRVPELLASNPSFVFFGLNPDSNEGPRGSLNVPLTAGYSVAIDRKVIPLGSLLWLSTTRPDGSPVIRPVAAQDTGGAIAGEVRADLFWGTGMEAGELAGNMKQQGQIWLLWPKGIPLPGSPAPQVQGGKS, encoded by the coding sequence GTGATCGCCCCTCTCTACCGTCCGGGCCGGCTGGCGCTGTGCGTCGCCGCCCTGCTCTCCCTGCTCGCTGGTTGCGACAAGGAACCCACCAAGCCCGAACCGCCCAAGGTCGATACCTACACCAAGGCCAGTTGGGAAGAACTCCCTGCCAGCAGCGACGCCGACGTGATCGCCGGTTTCACCGCCTGGCGTTCGGCCTGCGCACGTCTGGCCAAGGACCCGGTCTGGTCCACCACCTGCAGCAGCGCCGCGCAGGTGCCGGATGATCCAGCCGCTATTCGCGCCTGGCTGAAGACGCAGCTGGAGGTCTACAGCCTGCGCAATTCGCGCAACAGCCCGCAGGGTCTGATCACTGGCTACTACGAACCGGTCTACGCCGGCAGCCTGGAGCAGAGCGAGAAGACGCCCGTTCCCGTCTACGGGATTCCCGAAGACATGATCGTGGTCGCCCTCGACAGCCTCTACCCGGAACTCAAGGGCAAGCGCCTGCGCGGCCGCCTGGAAGGCCGCGTGCTCAAGCCCTATGACGATGCCGCGACCATCCGCACCCAGGGCGTCAAGGCGCCTGTGCTGGCCTGGCTGACCGACCCGATGGACCTGCAGTTCCTGCAGATCCAGGGCTCCGGACGCATCCAACTGGAGAGCGGGCGCCAACTGCGCATCGGTTATGCCGACCAGAATGGCCATCCCTATCGCCCGGTGGGCCGCTGGCTGGTGGAACAAGGCCAGTTGAAGCAGGAAGAAGTCAGCATGGGCAGGATTCGCGACTGGGCGAAAGCCAACCCGCAGCGGGTGCCGGAACTGCTGGCGAGTAACCCGAGCTTCGTGTTCTTCGGCCTCAACCCCGACAGCAACGAAGGCCCGCGCGGATCGCTCAACGTGCCGCTTACCGCCGGCTACAGCGTGGCCATCGACCGTAAGGTGATCCCGCTCGGCAGCCTGCTCTGGCTCTCCACCACCCGGCCCGACGGCAGCCCGGTGATCCGTCCGGTCGCCGCCCAGGACACCGGCGGCGCGATTGCTGGCGAAGTGCGCGCAGACCTGTTCTGGGGCACTGGCATGGAGGCCGGCGAACTGGCCGGCAACATGAAACAACAAGGCCAGATCTGGTTGCTCTGGCCCAAGGGCATTCCTCTGCCCGGTTCACCCGCACCACAAGTCCAGGGAGGCAAATCATGA
- a CDS encoding LacI family DNA-binding transcriptional regulator, with product MSTKSKPTLHDVAQLAGVSGMTVSRALSKPDMVSERTRQKIEQAVRELGYVPNLAASQLVTRRSGIIGALITTITNPILAATIEILQQGLARAGYHLLIGETRFSQEEEGKLLRAFLGRQLDGLILAYGYHAPETLELLQSTDVPVIELWDLPEGEMPRQPVGQVVGFSNWTAGAAAGRHLVECGYRKPAFFGYDDERENLRFAGFRQAVLDGLGIEPQRFKTSPVPLIDDGVEVIQRVARSEINCDSAFFTNDMPAIGALFTCQRLGIRVPDELAICGFGDLPIARVAMPSLTTVRIPAERVANATVELLCQRIRGEQSWDALVDVGSELVARESTALRR from the coding sequence ATGTCGACCAAGAGCAAACCCACCCTGCACGACGTCGCCCAATTGGCCGGGGTATCCGGCATGACGGTGTCGCGGGCGCTGAGCAAGCCGGATATGGTTTCCGAGCGGACTCGGCAGAAGATCGAGCAGGCAGTACGCGAACTGGGTTACGTCCCCAACCTGGCTGCCAGCCAGTTGGTGACCCGACGCAGCGGCATTATCGGTGCGCTGATCACCACCATCACCAATCCCATCCTCGCTGCCACCATCGAGATCCTCCAGCAAGGGTTGGCACGGGCCGGTTACCACCTGCTGATCGGTGAAACCCGCTTCTCCCAGGAAGAAGAAGGCAAGCTGTTGCGCGCTTTCCTTGGGCGCCAGCTCGACGGGCTGATTCTCGCCTACGGCTACCACGCGCCGGAAACACTGGAGCTGCTCCAGTCCACCGATGTTCCGGTGATCGAACTCTGGGACCTGCCCGAGGGCGAAATGCCGCGCCAGCCCGTGGGCCAGGTGGTGGGCTTCTCCAACTGGACCGCCGGCGCTGCGGCGGGGCGTCACCTGGTGGAGTGCGGTTACCGCAAGCCGGCCTTTTTCGGGTACGACGATGAGCGCGAAAACCTGCGCTTCGCCGGTTTTCGCCAGGCCGTTCTTGACGGATTGGGCATCGAACCGCAGCGTTTCAAGACTTCGCCTGTGCCGCTTATCGATGACGGCGTGGAGGTGATCCAGCGCGTCGCCCGCAGCGAGATCAACTGCGACAGCGCTTTCTTTACCAACGACATGCCGGCCATTGGTGCGCTCTTCACCTGCCAGCGCCTGGGCATCCGGGTTCCTGACGAACTCGCCATTTGCGGCTTCGGCGACCTGCCCATTGCGCGGGTGGCGATGCCCTCGCTGACGACCGTGCGAATCCCGGCCGAGCGCGTGGCCAACGCCACCGTGGAGTTGCTCTGCCAGCGCATTCGCGGCGAGCAATCCTGGGACGCTCTGGTGGATGTGGGCAGTGAACTGGTGGCGCGGGAATCGACGGCGCTAAGGCGTTAA
- a CDS encoding potassium transporter Kup encodes MSSNVLEQHTHARPHSSFGLLVAAAGVVYGDIGTSPLYTLKEVFAGHYGVQVNPEGVYGILSLVLWSLLWVVSLKYVMFMLRADNGGEGGVMALTALARRATAAYPRLSKLLVLLGLFGTALFYGDSMITPAISVLSAVEGLDVALPGLNHWVVPVTVVLLIGLFLIQKHGTARIGILFGPVMVAWFVVLGVLGVYGIVQHPEVLQAMNPWWALNFFLAHPGIGVTILGAVVLALTGAEALYADMGHFGRKPIARAWFSLVLPGLVLNYFGQGALLLANPAAARNPFYLLAPEWALLPMIGLATLATVIASQAVISGAFSLSQQAIQLGYIPRMQIQHTSSAAQGQIYIGVVNWALMTCVVLLVIGFGSSGALAAAYGVAVTTTMLIDTLLVSAVMLLLWRVPRWLAVPLLLGFLIVDSLFFSANVPKIFQGGAFPVIAGVILFLLMTTWKSGKRILIERLDETALPLRGFIDSICLQPPHRVEGTAVFLSASPDAVPHALLHNLLHNQVLHQQVVLLTVVTRDTPRIEDGQRFEVTRYDGGFYRVLLHFGFMEEPNVPEALSTCRLEGLDFTPMRTTYFLSRETVIPTKGLGMSLWREGLFAFLHKNANSSLRYFQLPVNRVIELGTQVEI; translated from the coding sequence ATGAGTTCCAACGTCCTGGAGCAGCACACCCATGCTCGCCCTCATTCCTCGTTCGGCCTGCTCGTGGCCGCAGCCGGTGTGGTCTACGGCGACATCGGCACCAGCCCGCTGTACACCCTGAAAGAAGTATTCGCCGGCCATTACGGCGTACAGGTCAATCCCGAGGGGGTGTACGGCATCCTGTCCCTCGTACTCTGGTCGCTGCTCTGGGTGGTGTCGCTGAAGTACGTGATGTTCATGTTGCGCGCCGACAATGGCGGCGAAGGCGGCGTGATGGCCCTGACCGCACTGGCCCGCCGCGCCACGGCGGCCTACCCGAGACTGAGCAAATTGCTGGTGCTGCTGGGCCTGTTCGGTACGGCACTGTTCTACGGCGACAGCATGATCACCCCGGCCATCTCCGTGTTATCCGCAGTCGAAGGTCTGGATGTCGCCCTGCCGGGCCTGAACCATTGGGTGGTGCCGGTGACCGTTGTACTGCTGATTGGCCTGTTCCTGATCCAGAAGCACGGTACGGCCCGCATCGGCATTCTCTTCGGCCCGGTAATGGTGGCCTGGTTCGTAGTGCTGGGCGTACTGGGCGTCTACGGCATCGTCCAACACCCCGAAGTGCTCCAGGCGATGAATCCCTGGTGGGCCTTGAACTTCTTCCTGGCCCATCCCGGCATTGGCGTGACCATCCTCGGTGCGGTGGTACTGGCCCTGACCGGCGCCGAAGCCCTGTACGCCGACATGGGGCATTTCGGCCGCAAGCCGATTGCCCGCGCCTGGTTCAGCCTGGTACTGCCCGGCCTGGTGCTGAATTACTTCGGCCAGGGCGCCCTGTTGCTCGCCAACCCGGCGGCCGCCCGCAACCCCTTCTACCTGCTGGCCCCCGAATGGGCGCTGCTGCCCATGATCGGCCTCGCCACCCTGGCCACCGTCATCGCTTCTCAGGCCGTGATCTCCGGCGCCTTCTCGCTGAGCCAGCAAGCCATCCAGCTCGGCTACATCCCACGCATGCAGATCCAGCACACCTCGAGCGCAGCGCAGGGACAGATCTATATCGGCGTGGTGAACTGGGCGCTGATGACCTGCGTGGTGTTGCTGGTGATCGGCTTCGGCTCATCCGGCGCCCTCGCGGCAGCCTATGGCGTGGCCGTGACCACTACCATGCTGATCGACACCCTGCTGGTTTCGGCGGTGATGCTGCTGCTCTGGCGCGTGCCACGCTGGCTGGCAGTGCCTTTGCTACTGGGTTTCCTGATCGTCGACTCGCTGTTCTTCAGCGCCAACGTGCCGAAGATCTTCCAGGGCGGCGCCTTCCCGGTGATCGCCGGGGTGATCCTCTTCCTCCTGATGACCACCTGGAAAAGCGGCAAGCGCATCCTCATCGAGCGCCTCGACGAAACCGCCCTGCCCCTGCGTGGCTTCATCGACAGCATCTGCCTGCAGCCGCCGCACCGCGTCGAAGGTACTGCAGTGTTCCTCAGTGCCAGCCCCGACGCCGTGCCCCATGCACTGCTGCACAACCTGCTGCATAACCAGGTCCTGCATCAGCAAGTGGTGCTGCTGACCGTCGTGACTCGCGACACGCCGCGTATCGAGGATGGTCAACGCTTCGAAGTCACCCGCTACGACGGCGGCTTCTACCGGGTGCTGCTGCATTTCGGCTTCATGGAAGAGCCCAACGTCCCGGAAGCGCTGAGCACCTGTCGCCTGGAAGGCCTGGATTTCACGCCCATGCGCACGACCTACTTCCTCAGCCGCGAGACGGTAATTCCCACCAAGGGCCTGGGCATGTCGCTCTGGCGGGAAGGGTTGTTCGCCTTCCTGCACAAGAACGCCAACAGCAGCCTGCGCTACTTCCAGCTGCCCGTGAACCGCGTGATCGAACTGGGCACCCAGGTCGAGATCTGA
- a CDS encoding helix-turn-helix domain-containing protein, translating to MGHSLPLDAVDQVLLSATAVDDPISQRVASNLLRLRAKRNLSLDGLARVSGVSRAMLAQIESGRSVPSIKVLCKIAQGLKVSVAAFLDDRAFDGVAVLPARQSKRLVSSDGSFVSRALFPFDCSRQVEFYELRLAGLATEDSPGHAPGTQENLVVAQGVLEISVNEERFLLATGDSILFYADQPHAYRNPSNSEAVAYLVTTYAERLD from the coding sequence ATGGGTCATTCGCTACCTCTCGACGCCGTTGACCAGGTGTTGCTCTCGGCCACTGCCGTGGACGACCCAATCAGCCAGCGCGTCGCCAGCAACCTGTTGCGCCTGCGCGCCAAGCGCAACCTCTCGCTGGACGGTCTGGCCCGCGTTTCCGGCGTGAGCCGCGCCATGCTGGCGCAAATCGAATCCGGGCGCAGCGTTCCCTCGATCAAGGTGCTGTGCAAGATTGCCCAGGGTCTGAAGGTCTCTGTGGCCGCATTCCTGGATGACCGCGCATTCGACGGCGTCGCCGTACTACCGGCACGCCAGAGCAAGCGCCTGGTGAGCAGCGACGGCAGCTTCGTCAGCCGCGCGTTGTTTCCCTTCGATTGTTCGCGCCAGGTGGAATTCTATGAGTTGCGCCTGGCGGGACTGGCCACCGAGGACTCTCCCGGCCATGCCCCCGGCACCCAGGAAAACCTGGTCGTCGCCCAGGGCGTGCTGGAGATCAGCGTGAACGAGGAACGCTTCCTGCTCGCCACCGGCGATTCGATCCTGTTCTACGCCGACCAACCCCACGCCTACCGCAACCCCTCCAACAGCGAAGCGGTGGCCTACCTGGTTACCACCTACGCCGAGCGGCTCGACTGA